The nucleotide sequence CGATCATGACCGGGCCGCGCGACGCGAAGGGGAAGAACGTGCTGTGGGCCTACGTTTGCGGCGACCAATCCAAGGGCAGCCCCGGCAACCGCATTCTCGAGGGCCACGCCGCGCCCGTCGTTTCCGCGGCGTGGGCGAAGGACGGCGGTACGGCCGTGACCGGCGACGCCGACGGCCGCGTGATCGTCTGGGACGCAAAATCGATGAAAGAAACGGGCCGCGTAGAACTCGGCGGGCGCGTCGCGGCCCTCGCGGTCAGTTCGGATGCGAAGTTCACGGCCGCCTACGTTCTCGGCAAGCAGGGCGAACTCTTCGCGTGGGAGGGTACAAAACCGCTACGCGGAATGAAGCCGATCCACACCGATCTGAGTGATTTCCGCGCCGCCGAGAGCTACGCGAGTTTGACGTTCTCGCCCGACGGGAAGAGGCTCGCCGGGTGCGCGATTAACAAAGCCTGGCTCAACCGACTCGGCGAACTCAGCGGCAAGGTCCGCGTGTGGGAACTTGCGGCCGAGCCCAAGGCCCAGCTCGTGCCCAAGCACTTGTACACCAAGCAGTTGCCCAAGGGCAGCTCCGCGAATTTCGTCGTCCTCTACAATAACACGCTCCTGATGCCCGCGGCCAAGGAGGGAGCGATCGACCTCATCCGCGTCACGGACGGGGGAATCCAGTCCCGCCTCGGATTGGGTAACTTCTCCATCGGAAAAATGCTGCTGTCCGCAGACCAGAATTGGTTGGCGATGGAACAGTACGCACCGGTCGATCCGAAATTGGCGCCCCCGCCGGCCCGTACCTGCGATGTCAGCGTCAGGGACATGAGGACATGGAAGCACCAAACGATCCTGTCGTGCGAGGCGCTGTTGAACGTCGCCTCGGGTGGGAAAGTCGTCGCGGTCGTGCGCGAGAAGAAGATCGAGCTCTGGGACAGCGTTACGTCGAAACTGCTGAAGACGGCCCCGTTCAAACACACGCGGATCGATGCGACCCAGTTCTCACCGGACGGCAAGCTCCTCGCGATCTCCGACCGCAACGAACTGGTGCTGTGGCGGTGGGAGGACGAAAAGCACGAGCGGATCGACCTCGGGCGGTGCGTCGGGGCGCTGACGTTCTCGCCGGACGGCAAGTTCCTCGCGGAAGGGCCGGCGCCGCACGAGAACATTCAGATTCGTGACCTGGACACGCGGAAGGTCGTGCAAAAACTCGACAACGGCACGAAGCGGTCCATGAACGTCCCGCAGATGGTCTACACCCAGAGCGGCCGGGTGCTGATCGGGTGCGACAACATCACCTTCGCGAAAGAGATCGCCGTTCCGCACCGCATCAATCTCTGGGACACGACGACCGGCGCGATCGCCCATCAGCTCGCACTGCCGGCCGGACTGCCGTCCCGCATCGAAGTAACGCCGAACGGTCGGCACTTGGTTGCGACGCTCGATGAAGGTGATTCCGGTATCAAACTGAGCGTGTGGAGACTCGATGGCGAAGTGCCCATGAGGGAACCCGGGGCGAATGGCCCCGCCGCGACCCCGCCGCGCTGATTCGGGCGGCTGCGATTGGGAACTGTTTAGTGTGTGGAAGTGGGCAGGTGTGAGGCCCCACCCGCTCGTTAACACCTTCCAGTTGGTCACATCTTTGGTATTGCGGCCTCGAATTCGAGGAAGGCGTGTAGCCTCGTCCATCCGCGCCAGAGGACGAGCCACCCGGGTGGTTGCTTGCGCGGGATCCACCCACCCAACCGGGCCAGGGCCTGCACGAACGCCTCGGCGCTCAACGCGCGCGGGGCCTTATAGCGCCACGTGCTGAGCACCTCGACCCAGCGCCCCGGGACCACCTCGTGTGCCGGTCGGTCCGCACCGCCCGAACCCGAAGCCAGTTGGCGCAGGTTCACCAGGGCCACCGCGACCACGCTGAGCACCCCGATCGCCGGGTCCAGGGCCCCGCGGGGATCGAGCTGCAAGCGCTCGATCCCCGCGCCCGTCTTCAGGCCCTTGTGGTACTCCTCGATCACCCACCGGGTTCGGTACCAGTGCGCGACCCGGCGCAACCCGGGCACGTCCGTCACCGGTTCCGAGGTCAACAGCAACCACTCCACGGGGTCCGCCCCGGCCCCCGGGTCCGGCTCCCACACGCGCACCACGTGGACCCGGATCGGGAGCGCCGGGTACTCGCCCTTGCGGTTGTGGGGCGGGGGCACGGTCACCGTCGTGAGGCTCGCGCGCACCTGCGCTCGGCACCCCGCGCGGGCTCGGGTGGGGGGCAACTCGAGCTCCCACGCGCCCACCGGGGGCGTGGCCCGTGCCGTAGCGAACAGCTTGGCCCCCGGGCCCAAGGACCGGTCGTGTTGGGCGCGCACCACGAACCGCTCACCGGTGCGCGCCAACCGGGACACGAACTCGAACGCATCGGCCCCCCGGTCCGCCACGTGGACCCACCGGTTCGCGCCCGGGGCCGGCCCGATCTCGTCGAGGGCCCGGGTCCACAGGCGGCTCTCCCGGGTCGCCCGCGCGCGCTTGGTGCCCCGGGACTCGTTCTTCCCCACGGGCACGCGCACGTGGAGCTGTTGGGCCACCAGGCCCAGGATCTCCCCGGTCCCGGAGTCGACCGCGAGGCTGTTGTGGCACAGGAGCCCGCGCCCGCCCCCGTTACCGATGGGTCCGAGTTGTGGGGCCAGGGTCCGGTGCCCGGAGAAGTCCAGGTCCGTGGTGTCGTGAACGATGAGTACCGTGCCCGTGTGGGCCTCGGCCCGGTCCAGGGTGCGCGCCTGGTGCGGGGCGAGCACGGCCGCGTGCGTGACGTGCGGACTCCGGAGCAGGCGCAACGCACCCTGGTAACCGCTCGGGTCGTGGAACTTGTCCGGGAGCGCGTGGCCCGGAGCGCACGCGCACGCATCGGCGAGGGCCACGAGCCGGCGCGTGCGCCGCACGTCCCCCAGCTCCACATCACCGAACTCCTGAGCCCCGAACGATTTCGGTAACGGATTCATCGCGACCCCTCCTCGGGTGCAAACGATTACCCATTCCAAACAACCACTTGTCAACCCCAACAATGTGACTCCACCCGCTCGTTAACACTCGCGGTTCGCCAAGAGACTCAGGCGAACCGCGAGTGTTAACGAGCGGGTGGAGTCACGCAATTACGAGAACTCAACGGCCCTGCAGTTCCGTTGGGAACCGTTTGTATTCCTATGTCCAGTGTGGTATAATTGGGTGTAGCCGAGTGTCTTTTCATGAAGCGGCCAGTGCCCATCGATTCTTAAAGAACCGATGGGTAACACACTCTATAAAGCCAAGAAATATGGCAGATTTTGGCCCAGAATCGCGACAATGTGAGTGATTGTTAGCCACCGGAGTGAAACAGCGCAGGGGCGAAAACGTCAAAAGCCTTTAGCTATCAACGACTTGTTGCGTTATTCGCTCGATCATCCGCCGCACACAACCCCTGCGGCCCAAAATGTTAGCAATTGTTACCGCTGGGAGGGGATCGGGTGGGTCGGAACCCGCGTGTGACAAAGTTGGCGTCGTTATAGCGCGGACCGGTGAGGCGAAATATGTCCACAACACTTCAGTTCGTCACGGTTGGTGCGGTCGTCGCGCTCGCGGCCGGTTACATTCTGCGTGCGACGTGGAAGACGTGGTTCCGCACGTCGAAATCCGGTTGCGGTTCGGGTTGCGGCAAGTGTGCGACTTCCGAACCGGAACCCGAAGTGAAAGGCCGGCGCCCGCTCCCGATGGCGTGAGCGCCGTGTGTACACGGAACCGGCCGCGGAGCGAATCCGATGACACTGACGAGCGGGCAGGTGGCCAAGCAAGCCGGGGTTGGGGTCGAGACGCTCCGGTTCTAC is from Gemmata palustris and encodes:
- a CDS encoding sigma-70 family RNA polymerase sigma factor, which gives rise to MSNAALVQVLDRRAGVPVTDPDSSLLTRFLTERDEEAFATLVRHHGPLVYGTCQRVLGNRAEADDAFQAVFFVLARRAPALKLDRGIGPWLHGVALRVAKKLRGQIVQRRLREMSAAKPERVDPAEPQHDFWAVIDEELARMPLPLREAVLLCDLGGWSHARAAESLGLAKGTITKRLAKAHEELAARLNRRGVTLGAGALAALIATRATASVPAPLVSETARHAVAFSLGQVHGSVTAKTLAESVMRSLKVGALKRYALAGLVAVALAVAGGSLIRAGGSADPDDKPAARPKAAAPPDAVKAGTIWKENFTVDYPGSLPVSVEFSADGKILLTGDTNGEVMPLIFTGDDPQWLWKAKVGGSHAAVAFSAGQQRVYAAFTDGIKVLNAKDGKIIESIEQKGSSPLNIGVFPDVQILNDVPRFSTSKIVFGNAHGYIIKTWAEGKLTDTVGTIETTTAAKDAKPDPSAVPLAVDPKGRSAIMTGPRDAKGKNVLWAYVCGDQSKGSPGNRILEGHAAPVVSAAWAKDGGTAVTGDADGRVIVWDAKSMKETGRVELGGRVAALAVSSDAKFTAAYVLGKQGELFAWEGTKPLRGMKPIHTDLSDFRAAESYASLTFSPDGKRLAGCAINKAWLNRLGELSGKVRVWELAAEPKAQLVPKHLYTKQLPKGSSANFVVLYNNTLLMPAAKEGAIDLIRVTDGGIQSRLGLGNFSIGKMLLSADQNWLAMEQYAPVDPKLAPPPARTCDVSVRDMRTWKHQTILSCEALLNVASGGKVVAVVREKKIELWDSVTSKLLKTAPFKHTRIDATQFSPDGKLLAISDRNELVLWRWEDEKHERIDLGRCVGALTFSPDGKFLAEGPAPHENIQIRDLDTRKVVQKLDNGTKRSMNVPQMVYTQSGRVLIGCDNITFAKEIAVPHRINLWDTTTGAIAHQLALPAGLPSRIEVTPNGRHLVATLDEGDSGIKLSVWRLDGEVPMREPGANGPAATPPR
- a CDS encoding FeoB-associated Cys-rich membrane protein, with the translated sequence MSTTLQFVTVGAVVALAAGYILRATWKTWFRTSKSGCGSGCGKCATSEPEPEVKGRRPLPMA
- a CDS encoding IS4 family transposase, with product MNPLPKSFGAQEFGDVELGDVRRTRRLVALADACACAPGHALPDKFHDPSGYQGALRLLRSPHVTHAAVLAPHQARTLDRAEAHTGTVLIVHDTTDLDFSGHRTLAPQLGPIGNGGGRGLLCHNSLAVDSGTGEILGLVAQQLHVRVPVGKNESRGTKRARATRESRLWTRALDEIGPAPGANRWVHVADRGADAFEFVSRLARTGERFVVRAQHDRSLGPGAKLFATARATPPVGAWELELPPTRARAGCRAQVRASLTTVTVPPPHNRKGEYPALPIRVHVVRVWEPDPGAGADPVEWLLLTSEPVTDVPGLRRVAHWYRTRWVIEEYHKGLKTGAGIERLQLDPRGALDPAIGVLSVVAVALVNLRQLASGSGGADRPAHEVVPGRWVEVLSTWRYKAPRALSAEAFVQALARLGGWIPRKQPPGWLVLWRGWTRLHAFLEFEAAIPKM